From one Tetragenococcus osmophilus genomic stretch:
- a CDS encoding ABC transporter permease subunit, with translation MFSKPIFKQSVRSNGPLWLVITIVLSLLITIFIVSFDADDIGQIVSAAEDTSFGDQVSDLGTLMGTLEMFFKMVAILLGLIYGVFCANNLVVSEVDSGSMAYTLSTPIKRGTVIFTKMVYMIGSIILMFAITAGVGMGVTEIVHNNLSGNAITEDVEEAAASLDRDPSYVRDNLYMIEDDDYALQAGADARGMDTTAYEKYLDEAMKRDSLDKASDEITDSRRDEYDDDDDMDRDDIEITTDELADDPGMILDDSDALEEGGKPLGMNVNEYRDYVNDLVDEQENEDEENDDEQTNPSAVLTTAKEVTENELDVSSATVDDNMNLMKNDSALEAASEATDVPEDQLSEMIDESMVSSAIDSDEGTEFDLETFGWLILGSCLLTLAMGSISFFASTLFNRTNTAMALGGGLPLAFYIVSIVIEQNDNLEDLKYITITTLYNTGEIIADGDFLIQMGVLAVIPIVLYTISGFIFTRKDLPL, from the coding sequence ATGTTTAGTAAACCGATTTTTAAACAGAGTGTACGTAGTAATGGGCCATTATGGCTAGTTATCACGATTGTTTTAAGCTTACTGATTACGATTTTTATTGTAAGTTTTGATGCTGATGATATCGGACAAATTGTCAGTGCAGCAGAAGATACGTCTTTTGGTGATCAAGTTTCTGATCTGGGAACTTTAATGGGAACCTTAGAAATGTTCTTTAAGATGGTTGCCATTTTACTTGGTTTAATCTATGGCGTGTTTTGTGCCAATAATTTGGTCGTAAGCGAAGTGGATAGTGGCTCAATGGCTTATACCTTATCCACACCGATTAAAAGAGGAACGGTTATTTTTACCAAAATGGTTTATATGATTGGTTCCATTATTTTAATGTTTGCTATTACAGCAGGCGTTGGTATGGGCGTAACCGAAATTGTCCATAACAATCTTTCAGGTAATGCCATTACAGAAGATGTGGAAGAAGCAGCGGCTTCGCTTGATCGCGATCCTTCTTATGTGCGCGATAACCTTTACATGATCGAAGACGATGATTACGCCCTACAAGCTGGTGCTGATGCACGAGGCATGGATACCACTGCTTATGAAAAATATCTAGATGAAGCGATGAAACGTGATAGTTTGGATAAAGCTTCTGATGAAATTACCGATAGCCGTCGCGATGAATACGATGATGACGATGATATGGATAGAGACGACATCGAAATTACCACAGACGAATTAGCAGATGACCCAGGTATGATTTTAGACGATAGCGATGCCTTGGAAGAAGGCGGTAAGCCGTTAGGCATGAACGTGAATGAATATCGTGATTATGTGAATGACTTAGTTGATGAACAAGAAAATGAAGACGAAGAGAACGACGATGAACAAACCAATCCGTCAGCTGTTTTAACAACAGCTAAAGAGGTCACTGAAAATGAATTAGATGTAAGCTCTGCTACAGTAGATGACAATATGAATCTAATGAAAAACGACAGTGCTTTAGAAGCAGCATCTGAAGCAACCGACGTTCCAGAAGACCAATTGTCCGAGATGATTGATGAATCAATGGTAAGTTCTGCAATTGATTCCGATGAAGGTACTGAATTTGATCTTGAAACATTTGGTTGGTTGATCTTAGGTTCTTGTCTATTGACCTTAGCTATGGGAAGTATTTCCTTCTTTGCTAGTACATTATTCAATCGGACAAATACGGCGATGGCTCTTGGTGGTGGATTGCCACTAGCATTTTATATCGTAAGCATAGTGATTGAACAAAATGATAACTTAGAAGACTTAAAATATATCACAATAACAACCTTGTATAATACTGGTGAAATCATCGCAGATGGTGACTTCTTAATACAAATGGGTGTATTGGCTGTTATACCAATTGTGCTATATACAATTAGTGGATTTATCTTTACTCGTAAAGATTTGCCGCTTTAA
- a CDS encoding ABC transporter ATP-binding protein produces the protein MGYIDLENLTKDYGQNRGVFDISLSIEQGETFGLVGINGAGKTTTIRQLMGFIKPDSGRASINGMDCQKSSAQIKRFVSYVPGEINFPADKTGETFLKRQLEKAGRGSWERCKEICERLQLDYTAGLKTMSKGMKQKTALAAAFSLDSDVLILDEPSTGLDPLMRDVFIDLIKEEKEMGHTIFLFSHIFEEIEQTCDRVAMIKDGRIIDQLVMEDLLHNKNKTYKLEFKTRESLQQFQALDYELADVNEDDLQVKVHINDKDINRLMDDLQHYDILFFKEIKTNFEDYFTNVFKEEVTNV, from the coding sequence ATGGGTTACATTGATTTAGAGAACTTAACCAAAGATTACGGACAGAACAGAGGGGTATTTGATATTTCTCTTTCTATTGAACAAGGAGAAACTTTCGGACTTGTGGGTATCAATGGCGCCGGCAAGACGACAACGATTCGCCAATTAATGGGTTTTATTAAACCTGATAGTGGTAGAGCTTCTATCAATGGAATGGATTGTCAAAAAAGTAGTGCCCAGATCAAACGATTTGTCAGCTATGTTCCTGGAGAAATTAACTTTCCTGCGGATAAAACTGGGGAGACTTTTTTGAAACGGCAGCTAGAAAAAGCAGGCCGTGGCAGCTGGGAACGTTGTAAAGAAATTTGTGAAAGGCTGCAATTAGATTATACTGCTGGACTAAAGACAATGAGTAAAGGAATGAAGCAAAAAACAGCTTTGGCTGCGGCGTTTTCCTTGGATTCTGATGTGTTGATTTTAGATGAACCTTCAACTGGTTTGGATCCTTTAATGCGCGATGTGTTTATTGACTTGATCAAAGAAGAAAAAGAAATGGGTCATACCATCTTTTTATTTAGTCATATTTTTGAAGAAATCGAACAAACTTGTGATCGTGTAGCAATGATTAAGGACGGACGAATTATTGATCAGCTAGTTATGGAAGACTTACTGCATAATAAGAATAAAACTTATAAATTAGAATTTAAGACTCGCGAAAGTCTACAACAATTTCAAGCGTTGGATTATGAATTGGCTGATGTAAATGAGGACGATCTGCAAGTGAAAGTTCATATCAACGATAAAGATATCAATCGTTTGATGGATGATCTTCAGCATTACGATATTCTATTCTTCAAAGAAATTAAAACGAATTTTGAAGATTACTTTACCAATGTATTCAAGGAGGAAGTAACCAATGTTTAG
- a CDS encoding ABC transporter ATP-binding protein, producing MSVIEIEQLTKDYGSHRGVFDVSFEVGQGEVFGFLGPNGAGKTTTIRHIMGFSKAQSGTLRVANKDCWKNAGAIKREVGYLPGELAFPKNMTAANFIDFMAQERKITDMSKTNELIEMFELETSPKLDNMSLGTRRKVAIVTAFMHDPDILILDEPTSGLDPVMQERFIEFLLNEKEAGKTILLSSHIFSEVDATCDRIAIIKEGEIVSTVVADDIRKNENKMYKVEFADENEYERFVENTPLNVAVKRPSQNQVKIEIHDENIVHLFSDLSQYQLNFLTEVKFSLEDYFMNFYDTNKSIGSGEEVLSHGLH from the coding sequence ATGTCAGTGATTGAAATCGAACAACTAACAAAAGATTATGGTTCTCACCGTGGCGTGTTTGATGTATCTTTTGAGGTTGGACAAGGCGAAGTTTTTGGCTTTTTAGGTCCAAATGGAGCTGGAAAAACAACAACAATTCGTCACATTATGGGGTTTTCTAAAGCCCAATCAGGAACGCTCAGAGTCGCAAATAAAGATTGTTGGAAAAATGCGGGCGCAATTAAACGCGAAGTTGGGTATTTACCAGGCGAATTGGCATTTCCTAAGAACATGACAGCGGCGAATTTTATTGATTTTATGGCACAAGAACGTAAAATTACCGATATGTCGAAAACCAATGAATTAATTGAAATGTTTGAACTAGAAACGTCACCAAAATTAGATAATATGAGTTTAGGTACACGACGCAAAGTAGCGATCGTTACAGCTTTTATGCATGATCCGGATATCTTGATTTTAGATGAGCCGACCAGTGGGTTAGATCCAGTCATGCAAGAACGTTTCATCGAGTTTCTTTTAAATGAAAAAGAGGCAGGCAAAACGATCCTTTTATCTAGTCATATTTTCAGTGAAGTGGATGCGACTTGTGATCGTATTGCGATTATTAAAGAAGGTGAAATTGTTTCTACCGTCGTAGCTGACGATATTCGAAAAAATGAAAACAAAATGTACAAAGTCGAATTTGCGGATGAAAATGAATATGAACGTTTTGTAGAAAACACCCCATTAAATGTAGCTGTGAAGCGACCAAGTCAAAATCAAGTGAAAATTGAAATTCACGACGAAAATATCGTCCACTTATTTAGTGATTTGAGCCAATATCAATTGAATTTTCTAACGGAAGTGAAGTTCTCATTAGAAGATTACTTTATGAACTTTTATGATACTAATAAAAGTATTGGTTCAGGAGAAGAGGTGTTAAGTCATGGGTTACATTGA
- a CDS encoding TetR/AcrR family transcriptional regulator — MENSLDLRIQKTYEALINALLELLTEKTLDKLTVNELCEKARIRRPTFYKHFNDKYDFFNFTVKSLQEHYIAKVEEETDDKHPVRYFTTLFQTMLDAIDEYQKVLLPLQIDNTSFFIFETADEQLNQQLEKQLRHFYDMGYQLPTNVDFSLQVLLGAFRQANFWWLKNQKTVSKKNATDEMKKILQWFFGME; from the coding sequence ATGGAAAACTCATTGGATTTACGTATTCAAAAAACTTATGAAGCATTGATTAATGCCCTATTAGAATTACTTACCGAAAAAACGCTCGATAAATTAACCGTCAATGAATTATGTGAAAAAGCTAGAATTCGTCGTCCTACCTTTTACAAGCACTTTAATGATAAATACGATTTTTTCAATTTTACTGTGAAATCATTACAAGAACACTACATAGCTAAAGTCGAAGAAGAAACCGATGATAAGCATCCTGTCCGTTATTTCACGACACTATTTCAAACGATGCTTGACGCAATCGATGAGTATCAAAAAGTTCTTTTGCCTTTACAAATTGACAACACCAGCTTTTTTATCTTTGAAACAGCAGACGAGCAGCTAAACCAACAATTAGAAAAACAGTTGCGCCACTTCTATGATATGGGCTATCAACTACCTACTAATGTTGATTTTAGCCTGCAAGTTTTATTAGGTGCTTTTAGACAAGCAAATTTTTGGTGGTTAAAGAACCAAAAAACAGTTTCCAAAAAAAATGCGACAGATGAAATGAAGAAAATTTTACAGTGGTTTTTTGGAATGGAATAA
- a CDS encoding PRD domain-containing protein: MLTIKKVLNSSVVLADKDGSEMIVLGKGIGFSRKKEELLDENDIDKIFIPLNESKNEYILELIDDIPLAFFELTKKIVALAEERLNTKLNNNIFLTLTDHLHFALDRYQKGINIANRLYWEIKNYYPKEYAISTQAVEMINQYFDITLPQEEAANVAFHLINAQSESDSTDSLASAKMIGGIVNMVRYSIQTEIDEDSVHYLRFITHVKYFVERFYTGKLMDDEGGSELYKQMWTLYPSAMEIGIKVQDYLTKMYGKTISEEEVAYLGVHINRLMNKSS, from the coding sequence GTGCTAACGATTAAGAAAGTGTTGAATTCTAGTGTTGTGTTGGCTGATAAAGATGGTTCAGAAATGATCGTTTTAGGAAAAGGCATTGGTTTTTCTCGTAAAAAAGAAGAATTACTCGATGAAAATGATATTGATAAAATATTCATTCCTCTAAATGAAAGCAAAAATGAATATATTTTGGAACTAATAGATGATATTCCGCTAGCTTTTTTTGAACTGACTAAAAAAATTGTTGCATTAGCTGAAGAACGTTTAAATACAAAATTAAATAATAATATTTTTCTCACTTTAACAGATCATCTTCATTTTGCCTTGGACCGTTATCAAAAAGGAATCAACATCGCAAATCGTTTATATTGGGAAATCAAAAATTATTACCCGAAAGAATATGCTATTAGTACTCAAGCAGTAGAGATGATTAATCAGTATTTTGACATAACACTCCCGCAAGAAGAAGCAGCTAACGTTGCTTTCCATCTTATTAACGCCCAGTCAGAAAGTGACTCAACGGATAGTTTGGCGTCTGCTAAAATGATTGGCGGTATTGTAAATATGGTTAGGTACTCTATTCAAACTGAAATTGATGAAGATTCAGTACATTATCTTCGTTTTATTACCCATGTTAAATATTTTGTGGAACGATTTTATACTGGAAAATTGATGGATGACGAGGGTGGAAGTGAGTTGTACAAACAAATGTGGACACTATATCCTTCGGCAATGGAAATTGGTATTAAAGTTCAAGACTATTTAACTAAAATGTATGGTAAAACCATATCAGAAGAAGAAGTTGCTTATTTGGGTGTGCATATTAACCGTTTAATGAATAAAAGTAGTTGA
- a CDS encoding glycoside hydrolase family 1 protein — protein sequence MQQTKQFPEGFLWGGAIAANQVEGAWNEDGKGLSVADVDTYKPKASNKDYNAHVATNLEAIKKAMEDSTDTWYPKRRGIDFYHRYKEDLALFAEMGFKTLRISIAWSRLFPTGEELEANSEGISFYHNLFKEMKRLDIEPIVTLSHYEMPLALSVKYNGWIDRQVIDYFVRFANVCFDKFGQYVKYWLTFNEIDSIHRHPFKTAGVIEEKSVSGEEIQDVYQALHHQFVASALVTKDAHEKIPEVMVGCMLTKLMTYPLTCAPEDVELTLKKNLENNFYADVQVKGEYPKMVERHLENEGVHIVMKPEDRRILKENTVDFLTFSYYMSMAESGNPQAERTPGNTVLGVKNPYLPETDWGWQIDPQGLKISLIDLYDRYQVPMMIVENGMGAVDTISSDGKIHDDYRMDYFQAHFKQMKEAIDEGVDLIGYTSWAPIDLVSAGTSQMSKRYGFIYVDADDEGNGSYDRMKKDSFEWYQNIIQTNGAALFDE from the coding sequence ATGCAACAAACAAAACAATTTCCCGAAGGATTTTTATGGGGCGGTGCAATTGCTGCCAATCAAGTAGAAGGCGCTTGGAATGAAGATGGTAAAGGTTTATCAGTTGCTGATGTTGATACGTATAAACCAAAAGCATCTAATAAAGACTATAATGCACATGTAGCAACAAATTTAGAAGCAATTAAAAAAGCAATGGAAGACTCTACAGATACCTGGTACCCCAAAAGACGTGGCATTGATTTTTATCATCGCTATAAAGAAGATTTAGCATTATTTGCTGAGATGGGTTTTAAAACATTGCGTATTTCCATAGCTTGGTCTAGGTTATTTCCCACAGGAGAAGAGCTCGAAGCAAACTCAGAGGGCATCAGCTTTTACCATAACTTATTTAAGGAAATGAAACGATTAGATATCGAACCGATTGTAACTCTTTCGCATTATGAAATGCCTTTAGCTTTAAGTGTAAAATATAATGGTTGGATAGATCGCCAAGTTATTGATTATTTTGTCCGCTTTGCTAATGTTTGCTTTGACAAATTTGGTCAATACGTGAAATATTGGTTGACTTTTAATGAAATTGATAGTATTCATCGCCATCCATTTAAAACTGCGGGCGTAATCGAAGAAAAATCAGTATCAGGTGAAGAGATACAAGACGTATATCAGGCACTACATCATCAATTTGTCGCTAGCGCTTTAGTAACAAAAGATGCACATGAAAAGATTCCAGAAGTTATGGTAGGTTGTATGTTAACAAAACTGATGACTTATCCGCTAACTTGTGCGCCAGAAGATGTCGAATTAACTTTGAAAAAGAACTTGGAAAATAATTTTTATGCCGACGTTCAAGTAAAGGGAGAATACCCTAAAATGGTTGAGCGTCATTTAGAAAATGAAGGGGTCCATATTGTAATGAAGCCCGAAGATCGTCGTATTTTAAAAGAAAACACTGTTGATTTTCTGACGTTTAGTTATTACATGTCAATGGCCGAATCAGGCAATCCTCAGGCAGAACGTACTCCAGGTAATACTGTTCTTGGAGTGAAAAATCCGTATTTACCAGAAACCGATTGGGGATGGCAAATTGATCCACAAGGTTTGAAAATTTCTTTAATAGACCTATACGATCGCTATCAAGTACCTATGATGATTGTTGAAAATGGTATGGGAGCTGTTGATACAATTAGTTCTGATGGGAAAATTCATGATGATTATCGCATGGATTATTTTCAAGCACACTTTAAACAAATGAAAGAAGCAATTGATGAAGGTGTTGATTTAATTGGTTATACAAGCTGGGCACCTATCGATTTAGTGAGTGCTGGTACTTCGCAAATGTCTAAACGATATGGTTTTATTTATGTAGATGCCGATGATGAAGGAAACGGAAGTTATGATCGTATGAAAAAAGATTCTTTTGAGTGGTACCAAAACATAATTCAAACCAATGGCGCAGCGCTTTTTGATGAATAG
- a CDS encoding beta-glucoside-specific PTS transporter subunit IIABC encodes MEYKQTAKEIVAALGGKDNISLLNHCSTRLRITLKNDNKADGAALEKIDGVLGVRKNVQYQIIIGNDVIEVYQEVNNIVGNISNEDENSGNGPTQKRSIGSTILDFIIAVFQPLVPAIAGGGVLKSILLLLATIGVMDDGSSTYQILDNVGTAPLYFLPILVAVTSANKLKVNPLVAISAVGALLLPTMNELIAGDANFLSINIQEIDYSSQVFPAILTVLFYALMEKGFNKITPKSIRVFFVPMMSLLITVPISLVVLGPLGYNFGTLFSSAIIWLYSNFGWVATGVLAGILPFMVVTGMHKAMIPYAISSMSSLGKESLYMPASLAHNIAESGACFAVALKTKDKRLRPTAISAGISALFGITEPALYGVTILHKKVLYSVIIASLIGGSFSGMMVLEAFAVVGPGLASITMFINPQNAMNIVWAFVAFGISFVAAFVSAIILYKDEVDDEEKDEVEATVIDETKDVILESPVKGEVLPLTKINDEVFSSGLVGDGIAVEPTEGKLTAPVAGKISMIFETNHALGLKTDNGAELLLHIGVDTVKMEGEGFQSYVQQGDHVEQGQQLITFDIDKIKNSGFEATVICVVTNNNFEVRPSVNQGNVSFDDQLLTVSQLG; translated from the coding sequence ATGGAATATAAGCAAACAGCAAAAGAAATTGTTGCAGCGCTTGGTGGAAAAGATAATATTTCGCTTTTAAATCATTGCTCAACTCGGTTAAGGATTACCTTAAAAAATGATAATAAAGCCGATGGTGCAGCATTGGAGAAAATTGATGGCGTATTAGGTGTTCGTAAAAATGTTCAATATCAAATTATTATTGGTAATGATGTTATTGAAGTTTATCAAGAAGTGAATAATATTGTGGGAAATATTTCAAATGAAGATGAAAATAGTGGTAACGGACCTACACAAAAAAGAAGTATAGGGAGTACTATTCTTGACTTTATTATTGCCGTATTTCAGCCATTAGTTCCTGCCATTGCCGGCGGTGGTGTTCTCAAATCTATTTTACTTTTATTAGCAACTATTGGCGTTATGGATGATGGGAGCTCCACTTATCAAATTTTAGATAATGTAGGAACAGCGCCTTTATATTTTTTACCAATCTTAGTTGCAGTAACCTCGGCAAATAAATTAAAAGTCAATCCACTTGTCGCTATATCTGCTGTTGGAGCTTTGTTGCTACCAACTATGAATGAATTAATTGCAGGCGATGCAAATTTTTTGTCGATAAATATTCAAGAGATCGATTATAGTTCACAAGTTTTTCCTGCTATTTTGACTGTTTTATTTTATGCATTGATGGAAAAAGGATTTAATAAGATTACACCAAAGTCGATTCGTGTATTTTTTGTTCCAATGATGAGTTTGTTAATTACAGTACCGATTTCTTTAGTAGTTTTAGGTCCGTTAGGTTATAACTTTGGTACTTTATTTTCTTCAGCTATCATTTGGTTATATAGCAATTTTGGTTGGGTTGCTACCGGAGTACTAGCAGGAATTTTACCATTTATGGTAGTTACAGGTATGCATAAAGCGATGATCCCATATGCGATTAGTTCAATGAGTTCTTTAGGGAAAGAATCATTATATATGCCAGCATCTTTAGCGCATAATATTGCTGAATCAGGGGCTTGTTTTGCTGTTGCGCTGAAAACAAAGGATAAAAGATTAAGACCTACTGCTATTTCAGCAGGGATTTCTGCACTTTTTGGTATTACAGAACCTGCTTTATACGGGGTGACAATTTTACACAAAAAGGTATTATACAGCGTGATTATAGCCAGTCTTATTGGAGGTTCTTTCAGCGGAATGATGGTTCTCGAGGCATTTGCAGTTGTTGGACCAGGGCTTGCTAGTATTACAATGTTTATTAACCCACAAAATGCAATGAATATTGTGTGGGCATTTGTTGCCTTTGGTATTTCTTTTGTAGCCGCTTTTGTTTCTGCTATTATCCTCTATAAGGATGAGGTAGATGACGAAGAAAAAGATGAAGTGGAAGCTACGGTGATTGATGAAACTAAAGATGTTATTTTGGAAAGCCCTGTTAAAGGTGAAGTTTTACCTTTAACAAAGATTAATGATGAAGTATTTTCCAGCGGTTTAGTTGGAGATGGAATTGCTGTTGAACCGACAGAAGGCAAGCTGACTGCACCTGTAGCAGGGAAAATCAGCATGATTTTTGAGACAAATCATGCGCTTGGTTTAAAAACAGATAATGGCGCTGAATTACTTTTGCATATTGGTGTTGATACCGTCAAAATGGAAGGTGAAGGTTTTCAGTCTTATGTTCAACAAGGGGACCATGTAGAGCAGGGACAGCAGTTAATCACCTTTGATATCGATAAAATTAAGAATAGTGGTTTTGAAGCCACTGTGATCTGTGTGGTAACTAATAATAATTTTGAAGTAAGACCATCAGTTAACCAAGGAAATGTATCTTTTGATGATCAATTATTAACAGTGAGTCAACTAGGATAA
- a CDS encoding DUF969 domain-containing protein — translation MEWMKLIGIFIILIGFLFKFDTIAVVVLAALATALVSGISIMDFLEAFGQAFVDNRLVTIFLLTLPMIGLSERFGLRQQAVILIKKIKGMTPGKFLTLYTAIREIAGLLGIRISGHPQFVRPIVNPMTQAAAKTNYGKISEKDYEELKARAAANENYANFYGQNTFVAASGVLLIAGTLRDLNYDVSEASIVQYSLIIAVIALVLAAISNMLFDRKLAKKYSPTKDGETNDD, via the coding sequence TTGGAGTGGATGAAATTAATTGGTATCTTCATTATTTTAATAGGATTTTTATTTAAATTTGATACGATTGCAGTTGTCGTTCTTGCTGCTCTTGCGACAGCTTTGGTCTCAGGTATATCAATCATGGACTTTTTAGAAGCGTTTGGCCAAGCGTTTGTTGACAATCGACTAGTCACAATTTTTCTATTAACTTTGCCGATGATCGGCCTTTCTGAACGTTTTGGACTACGCCAACAAGCCGTCATTCTAATCAAAAAAATAAAAGGAATGACACCCGGGAAGTTTTTAACCCTGTATACAGCTATTCGCGAAATTGCTGGCCTCTTGGGAATTCGGATTTCAGGGCACCCGCAATTTGTACGGCCTATTGTCAATCCGATGACGCAAGCAGCGGCTAAAACGAATTATGGTAAAATTTCGGAAAAAGATTATGAAGAGTTAAAAGCGCGTGCGGCAGCGAATGAAAATTATGCGAATTTTTATGGACAAAATACTTTTGTCGCAGCCTCTGGAGTTTTATTGATTGCTGGAACTTTACGAGATTTAAACTATGACGTCTCCGAAGCTAGCATTGTTCAATACTCTCTAATTATTGCAGTCATTGCACTTGTTTTGGCTGCTATTTCGAACATGTTATTTGATCGTAAATTAGCTAAAAAATATAGCCCAACAAAGGATGGTGAAACAAACGATGACTGA
- a CDS encoding DUF979 domain-containing protein gives MTETIDNILELFYILIGILCALTSIRSFRDSTNSARIGTGLFWLLLGIIFAFGNFLPYAASGIMLVIIGFLTLFKQVKIGNIAKLNDEQGEKAAKRIGSWIFFPSIVLALTAVGVSYTVLGGQVGIGVASIVALIVAVLITSAKPKTILDDTDRMFQSVGTTGILPQLLAALGVIFNLAGVGEVISDAIANIIPVGNQFLGVVAYCLGMVLFTMAMGNAFAAFTVITAGIGIPFVIAQGGDPVVAGSLAMTAGFCGTLLTPMGANFNALPVALLEMKDTNGVIKAQVPMALIMIVVHIVLMYVLAF, from the coding sequence ATGACTGAGACAATTGATAACATCCTTGAATTATTTTATATTTTAATTGGTATTTTATGCGCGCTGACTTCGATTCGTTCGTTTAGAGACTCTACGAATTCGGCTCGAATTGGCACTGGCTTATTTTGGCTATTATTAGGCATTATCTTTGCTTTTGGAAATTTTCTTCCGTATGCCGCTTCTGGTATTATGCTAGTCATCATCGGCTTTCTTACATTATTTAAGCAAGTAAAAATCGGTAATATCGCAAAATTAAATGACGAGCAAGGAGAAAAAGCCGCTAAACGAATTGGTAGTTGGATTTTCTTTCCTTCTATTGTATTAGCTTTAACGGCAGTAGGTGTTTCCTATACTGTTTTAGGAGGACAAGTAGGAATTGGTGTTGCCTCCATCGTAGCATTAATCGTAGCTGTACTTATTACTTCGGCTAAACCTAAAACTATTCTAGATGATACGGATCGTATGTTTCAGTCTGTCGGAACAACTGGTATCTTACCTCAATTGTTAGCTGCTTTAGGTGTAATTTTCAACCTAGCAGGCGTGGGAGAAGTCATATCTGATGCCATTGCAAATATTATCCCTGTTGGAAATCAGTTCCTTGGCGTCGTCGCTTATTGCTTAGGAATGGTCTTATTTACCATGGCGATGGGAAATGCTTTTGCTGCATTTACTGTCATCACAGCAGGCATCGGTATTCCTTTTGTTATCGCACAAGGGGGCGATCCAGTGGTTGCTGGTAGTTTAGCAATGACCGCCGGATTTTGTGGCACTTTATTAACCCCTATGGGCGCAAACTTCAATGCCCTGCCCGTTGCGCTGTTAGAAATGAAAGACACAAATGGCGTCATCAAAGCACAGGTTCCTATGGCATTAATTATGATTGTGGTGCACATTGTCTTAATGTATGTATTAGCTTTTTAA
- the pcp gene encoding pyroglutamyl-peptidase I — MKILVTGFDPFGGEKINPAWEAVKKLPNTIKDAEIVKEEIPTVYGKSADVCKKAIQKHQPDVVLNIGQAGGRFTITPERVAINVDDARIPDNEGNQPIDQVIQSDGQAAYFTQLPVKAMVKNVKDNGFPTAVSNSAGTFVCNHIMYQVQYMIDKEFPNMKGGFIHVPFIAEQVVDKPNQPFMNISDMAFCIEKGLEAIVDFEGKEDLKTVGGKTH; from the coding sequence ATGAAAATTTTAGTTACGGGATTCGATCCATTTGGCGGAGAAAAAATAAATCCTGCTTGGGAAGCAGTAAAAAAACTTCCTAACACAATTAAGGATGCTGAAATTGTTAAAGAAGAAATTCCAACAGTTTACGGTAAGTCAGCAGATGTTTGTAAAAAGGCTATCCAAAAACACCAACCAGATGTTGTTTTAAATATTGGCCAAGCCGGCGGGCGTTTCACTATTACCCCAGAAAGAGTGGCTATCAATGTAGATGACGCGCGTATTCCTGATAATGAAGGTAACCAACCAATTGACCAAGTGATCCAATCCGATGGACAAGCGGCTTATTTCACACAATTACCCGTAAAAGCTATGGTTAAAAATGTTAAAGACAACGGCTTTCCAACAGCAGTCTCAAATTCAGCTGGAACCTTTGTCTGCAACCATATCATGTACCAAGTACAATATATGATTGATAAAGAATTCCCCAATATGAAAGGCGGCTTTATTCACGTGCCTTTCATTGCAGAACAAGTGGTTGATAAACCTAACCAACCTTTTATGAATATTTCTGATATGGCCTTCTGTATTGAAAAAGGTCTTGAAGCGATTGTTGATTTTGAAGGTAAAGAAGATTTAAAAACCGTTGGCGGAAAAACACATTAA
- a CDS encoding type II toxin-antitoxin system RelE family toxin, giving the protein MSYRLVFTSEVQKQFRKMDKYQATLITRWLYQNIDGIDDPRKFGKDLTANRSGQWRYKIGKYRVIVEIEGSQLVVLVVQVGHRKNVYD; this is encoded by the coding sequence ATGAGCTATCGCTTAGTCTTTACGTCTGAAGTGCAAAAACAATTTCGAAAGATGGATAAATACCAAGCTACCTTAATTACTCGTTGGTTATATCAAAATATTGATGGAATTGACGATCCTCGCAAATTTGGCAAAGATCTAACTGCTAATCGGTCTGGACAATGGCGGTATAAAATTGGCAAATATCGCGTTATAGTTGAAATAGAAGGCAGCCAATTGGTTGTGCTTGTTGTTCAAGTTGGGCATAGGAAAAATGTTTATGATTAA